A region of Streptomyces sp. WMMC500 DNA encodes the following proteins:
- a CDS encoding polyprenyl synthetase family protein, with protein sequence MQRTDAGPACFPLAELRHAVDAGIAAWLDRGGPGAGAADGDGDADYLATAQRWALSPPGKLLRPITLLAAAGAVGGSYDAVMPAAVGIELAHVATLVHDDIIDGDELRRGKAAAHREFGLAHGVLAADSLFFALFQQLGGCRRTGVPESCVLDAVEALGAAGQQTARGVAQEVALSGSLCEVTAPADGGIAAYVEMVRLKSASLFRAACHVGALLGGGNPEQAGVLAVYGEAMGIAFQIRDDLLPYTSVVGGGDSADSGGEYDHDDGDRVDLRAGKPVCSDLRNRRPALPVLLAHRLGGHAERAALAALVDGTSDEHGRHRQLSRLARETGALRAAQSMARAYVDRCHRALAPVPPGADRDRLAWLADEVAGPAYGQEHGGVQERGCSPAHGSSPAHGRATGGDLP encoded by the coding sequence ATGCAGCGCACCGACGCCGGCCCGGCGTGCTTTCCGCTCGCCGAGCTGCGTCACGCCGTGGACGCCGGCATCGCCGCCTGGCTGGACCGCGGCGGTCCCGGCGCCGGTGCTGCCGATGGCGATGGCGATGCCGACTACCTCGCCACCGCGCAGCGGTGGGCGCTCAGCCCGCCCGGCAAGCTCCTGCGGCCGATCACCCTCCTCGCCGCCGCCGGCGCCGTCGGCGGCTCGTACGACGCGGTGATGCCCGCCGCCGTGGGCATCGAACTCGCCCACGTCGCGACCCTCGTGCACGACGACATCATCGACGGCGACGAGCTGCGCCGCGGCAAGGCCGCGGCGCACCGCGAGTTCGGGCTCGCCCACGGGGTGCTGGCGGCCGACTCGTTGTTCTTCGCCCTCTTCCAGCAGCTCGGCGGCTGCCGGCGCACCGGCGTGCCGGAGAGCTGCGTCCTCGACGCCGTCGAGGCCCTCGGCGCCGCCGGGCAGCAGACCGCGCGGGGCGTCGCGCAGGAGGTCGCGCTCAGCGGCAGCCTGTGCGAGGTGACCGCCCCGGCGGACGGGGGCATCGCCGCGTACGTGGAGATGGTCCGGCTGAAAAGCGCGTCGCTGTTCCGCGCCGCGTGCCACGTGGGTGCGCTGCTCGGCGGCGGGAACCCGGAGCAGGCGGGGGTGCTGGCGGTGTACGGGGAGGCGATGGGGATCGCGTTCCAGATCCGGGACGACCTGCTGCCCTACACGTCCGTCGTCGGCGGCGGCGACAGCGCCGACAGCGGCGGCGAGTACGACCATGACGACGGCGACCGCGTCGACCTGCGCGCCGGCAAGCCCGTCTGCAGCGACCTCCGCAACCGCCGCCCCGCGCTGCCCGTACTCCTCGCCCACCGCCTCGGCGGCCACGCCGAGCGGGCGGCGCTCGCCGCACTCGTCGACGGCACGAGCGACGAACACGGCCGCCACCGGCAACTCTCACGTCTCGCCCGCGAGACCGGCGCGCTGCGCGCGGCGCAGAGCATGGCCCGCGCGTACGTCGACCGCTGCCACCGCGCGCTGGCGCCCGTGCCGCCGGGCGCGGACCGCGACCGGCTGGCGTGGCTCGCCGACGAGGTGGCGGGCCCGGCGTACGGCCAGGAGCACGGCGGCGTTCAGGAGCGCGGCTGCTCCCCCGCACACGGCAGCTCCCCCGCACACGGCCGCGCCACCGGCGGTGACCTGCCGTGA
- a CDS encoding class I SAM-dependent methyltransferase, with the protein MNTPPPDPAAPLVMPRGGPAAARWDRLYETDREEYIDRPDTPAAARRVLRGLDRLQRLTLGYRTCGRLTAAALGPAPRPRVLELGAGCGRLSSDVLRRHPTARVTASDVNPRVVAELRAGPLGRHPRAECAVVDATAIDAPAGAYDVAVMTTSLHHLTPDGVVALLGEGTRVARTLLLVDGWRNPLFLAAVPLMFLTGGAAHVHDGVVSLRKMYSGAAVRALAGMCGAPLRVHTRFALPGYLVVTASRSAYAPATAVQNRLRTRK; encoded by the coding sequence GTGAACACCCCGCCCCCCGACCCCGCCGCCCCCCTCGTCATGCCCCGCGGCGGCCCCGCCGCCGCCCGCTGGGACCGGCTCTACGAGACCGACAGAGAGGAGTACATCGACCGCCCCGACACCCCCGCCGCCGCCCGCCGCGTCCTGCGCGGCCTCGACCGGCTCCAGCGCCTCACCCTCGGCTACCGCACCTGCGGCCGGCTCACCGCGGCGGCCCTCGGCCCCGCGCCCCGCCCGCGGGTGCTGGAACTCGGCGCCGGCTGCGGGCGCCTGTCGTCCGACGTCCTCCGCCGCCACCCCACCGCCCGCGTCACCGCCAGCGACGTCAACCCGCGTGTCGTCGCGGAGCTGCGCGCCGGGCCGCTGGGCCGCCATCCGCGGGCCGAGTGCGCGGTGGTCGACGCCACCGCGATCGACGCCCCGGCGGGCGCGTACGACGTGGCGGTGATGACCACGTCCCTGCACCACCTGACGCCGGACGGGGTGGTGGCGCTGCTGGGGGAGGGCACCCGGGTGGCGCGGACCCTGCTGCTCGTGGACGGCTGGCGGAATCCGCTGTTCCTCGCCGCGGTACCGCTGATGTTCCTGACCGGGGGTGCGGCGCACGTGCACGACGGTGTCGTCAGCCTGCGCAAGATGTACAGCGGCGCCGCCGTCCGGGCCCTTGCGGGGATGTGCGGAGCGCCACTGCGGGTGCACACTCGGTTCGCACTGCCGGGGTATCTCGTCGTCACCGCCAGTCGGTCGGCGTACGCCCCGGCAACTGCCGTTCAGAACCGTCTCCGTACCCGAAAGTGA
- a CDS encoding FAD-dependent monooxygenase, whose protein sequence is MTRAQRRVRTQVAVVGAGPAGLVLANVLLRAGVGVAVVERRSRAEVERRARAGLVEHRIVEYLRAHGLADRLLAEGTRHGWCDFLCSGRLLRFDYGAQSGGVRHWVYPQQLLVRDLIADLHEAGHTPEFSLPATRVHVDGAGPARVECAGLDIDCDYVVGCDGPHGVTPQALPPEAAPHDGLPGTGPAPPGGLDERYPYDWLTLLAEVDRGVPGVVYAVHEDGFAGVMPRTSRIARLYLEIPAGDATARWTAPRVHERLRTRLVGAGAAVPRLGRILETGVLRMRSSVRRRFQHGRLFLAGDAAHVLTPSGAKGMNLAVADAADLADALIRRYRYGDEAHLDGYTSRRLPEVLRTRDLAAGFLDLLHPQGRHPADRRAELALRLERMRELAEPGAAGAAFAHWYVGAGPELPVPHTSAPREPTP, encoded by the coding sequence ATGACACGGGCACAGCGGCGGGTGCGTACGCAGGTCGCCGTCGTGGGCGCGGGACCGGCCGGCCTGGTCCTGGCGAACGTCCTTTTACGCGCCGGCGTCGGCGTCGCCGTCGTGGAGCGCCGCTCGCGCGCCGAGGTCGAACGGCGCGCGCGGGCGGGCCTGGTGGAGCACCGGATCGTCGAGTACCTGCGCGCGCACGGCCTGGCCGACCGGCTGCTGGCCGAGGGCACCCGGCACGGCTGGTGCGACTTCCTGTGCTCGGGCCGGCTGCTGCGCTTCGACTACGGCGCGCAGTCCGGGGGCGTACGGCACTGGGTGTACCCGCAGCAGCTCCTCGTGCGCGACCTCATCGCCGACCTCCACGAGGCGGGCCACACCCCGGAGTTCTCGCTCCCGGCGACCCGCGTGCACGTCGACGGCGCCGGGCCGGCGCGGGTGGAGTGCGCCGGGCTCGACATCGACTGCGACTACGTCGTCGGCTGCGACGGCCCGCACGGCGTCACCCCGCAGGCGCTCCCCCCGGAGGCCGCGCCGCACGACGGCCTCCCCGGGACCGGGCCTGCGCCGCCGGGCGGGCTGGACGAGCGGTACCCGTACGACTGGCTCACGCTCCTCGCCGAGGTCGACCGCGGCGTACCGGGTGTCGTCTACGCCGTGCACGAGGACGGCTTCGCCGGCGTCATGCCGCGTACGTCCCGCATCGCCCGGCTCTACCTGGAGATCCCCGCGGGCGACGCCACCGCCCGCTGGACCGCCCCCCGCGTGCACGAGCGGCTGCGCACCCGGCTGGTGGGCGCGGGCGCGGCGGTGCCGCGGCTGGGGCGCATCCTGGAGACGGGGGTGCTGCGGATGCGCAGCAGCGTGCGGCGGCGGTTCCAGCACGGGCGGCTCTTCCTTGCCGGGGACGCGGCGCACGTGCTGACGCCCTCGGGCGCGAAGGGCATGAACCTCGCCGTCGCGGACGCCGCCGACCTGGCCGACGCGCTGATCCGCCGCTACCGCTACGGCGACGAGGCACACCTGGACGGCTACACGTCCCGCAGACTCCCCGAGGTGCTGCGGACCCGCGACCTCGCGGCCGGGTTCCTGGACCTGCTCCATCCGCAGGGCCGGCACCCCGCGGACCGCCGGGCGGAACTGGCCCTGCGGCTGGAGCGGATGCGGGAGCTGGCGGAACCGGGCGCCGCGGGCGCCGCGTTCGCGCACTGGTACGTCGGCGCAGGCCCGGAACTTCCCGTCCCCCACACCTCGGCACCCAGGGAGCCCACTCCATGA
- a CDS encoding UbiA family prenyltransferase, whose protein sequence is MSLAVQARALYGFSRGNQALLSIAQPLVGALLATDHPAPGRLTAAVLATAAAFFAVFAANDLFDARLDRRSAAMAHTRAAPDIDSAGGRHPLAEGRLRFTAGLAWVLVLGAFALAVAAALSWVCAVLFVCAALLEAVYCKLATVTAYKFLVSGVMVAIGACAGWFAFSGTVDPLRLGLLAVWMAAWEIGGRNIPNDLADVEEDTPLGIKTVPIVYGPRAAARLAAALLVLSAAAACALAVAAWPSYGAVGLTLTALTALPTLVLPAARLLRRPDGPTALAVFNRASFHPVGVVAAFVAGAWVTG, encoded by the coding sequence ATGAGTCTTGCGGTCCAGGCGCGGGCGTTGTACGGCTTCTCGCGCGGCAACCAGGCGCTGCTGAGCATCGCGCAGCCCCTGGTCGGCGCGCTGCTGGCCACCGACCACCCCGCGCCGGGCCGCCTGACCGCCGCCGTACTCGCCACCGCCGCCGCCTTCTTCGCGGTCTTCGCGGCGAACGACCTGTTCGACGCCCGGCTCGACCGGCGCAGCGCGGCGATGGCCCACACCCGCGCGGCCCCCGACATCGACAGCGCGGGCGGCCGGCATCCGCTGGCGGAGGGCAGGCTGCGCTTCACGGCGGGGCTGGCGTGGGTGCTGGTGCTGGGCGCGTTCGCGCTGGCGGTGGCGGCGGCGCTGAGCTGGGTGTGCGCGGTGCTGTTCGTGTGCGCGGCGCTGCTGGAGGCCGTGTACTGCAAGCTGGCCACGGTCACGGCGTACAAGTTCCTGGTCAGCGGGGTGATGGTCGCGATCGGCGCGTGCGCGGGCTGGTTCGCCTTCTCCGGCACCGTCGACCCGCTGCGGCTCGGGCTGCTCGCGGTGTGGATGGCGGCGTGGGAGATCGGCGGCCGGAACATCCCCAACGACCTCGCCGACGTCGAGGAGGACACCCCGCTCGGCATCAAGACCGTGCCGATCGTCTACGGCCCCCGCGCCGCCGCGCGCCTCGCGGCGGCGCTGCTCGTGCTCTCCGCGGCGGCGGCCTGCGCGCTGGCCGTGGCGGCGTGGCCGTCGTACGGCGCCGTGGGCCTGACGCTCACCGCCCTCACCGCGCTCCCCACCCTCGTCCTCCCCGCCGCCCGCCTCCTCCGCCGCCCGGACGGCCCGACGGCCCTCGCGGTCTTCAACCGCGCGTCGTTCCACCCGGTGGGGGTCGTGGCGGCCTTCGTGGCGGGGGCGTGGGTGACGGGCTGA
- a CDS encoding Crp/Fnr family transcriptional regulator translates to MGSLPSKVDGFNPTEILAGRQPMPQGSFLHHLPDRIWPLLVRAWGPDARTFESGRRLPLAADDRTCYLVLGGCVIQERYPMGQGRDVIARFRGVGEFLGEAKLIEPRSRVETVCVGRTWVMPCPVQRVNVLLRQHPPMQLALLRSLEDRNRSDERVYAMTRRSSLARVTTLLVHLAHTAGARDSADPDRIALKGLRQRDISRALLLGTSTVENALRHLRTGHGAVDSGYRELVVTDLRALERLALIT, encoded by the coding sequence ATGGGCTCGCTTCCGTCGAAGGTCGACGGCTTCAACCCCACCGAAATACTGGCAGGGCGTCAGCCCATGCCCCAGGGCAGTTTTCTGCACCACCTGCCGGACCGCATCTGGCCGTTGCTCGTCAGAGCATGGGGCCCGGACGCGCGTACGTTCGAGTCCGGCCGCCGGCTTCCGCTCGCCGCCGACGACCGCACGTGCTACCTCGTTCTGGGCGGCTGCGTCATCCAGGAGCGCTACCCGATGGGCCAGGGGCGGGACGTGATAGCCCGGTTCCGCGGCGTCGGGGAGTTCCTGGGCGAGGCCAAGCTCATCGAGCCCCGGTCCCGGGTGGAGACGGTCTGCGTCGGCAGGACGTGGGTGATGCCCTGTCCGGTGCAGCGGGTGAACGTCCTGCTCAGGCAGCACCCGCCCATGCAACTCGCGCTCCTGCGCAGCCTGGAGGACCGCAACCGCAGCGACGAGCGGGTCTACGCCATGACCCGCCGCTCCTCCCTCGCCCGGGTGACCACCCTCCTGGTGCATCTGGCCCACACCGCCGGCGCCAGGGACTCCGCCGATCCCGACCGGATCGCGCTCAAGGGGCTGCGGCAGCGCGACATCTCCCGCGCCCTGTTACTCGGCACGTCCACGGTCGAGAACGCCCTGCGCCACCTGCGGACCGGCCACGGGGCCGTCGACAGCGGGTACCGGGAGCTGGTGGTGACCGACCTGCGCGCCCTTGAGCGCCTCGCCCTCATCACGTAG
- a CDS encoding metalloregulator ArsR/SmtB family transcription factor — protein sequence MLTTATDIDVLARFGRALADPIRCRVLLALRDAPGYPAELADALGISRTRLSNHLTCLRDCGLVVSAPDGRRMRYELADARLGHALDDLRTAVIAVETDRTCPDADTEGCC from the coding sequence GTGCTGACCACCGCCACGGACATCGACGTGCTGGCCCGCTTCGGCCGCGCCCTCGCCGACCCCATCCGCTGCCGCGTCCTGCTCGCCCTGCGCGACGCCCCCGGCTACCCCGCCGAGTTGGCCGACGCGCTCGGGATCTCCCGGACCCGGCTCTCCAACCACCTGACGTGCCTGCGCGACTGCGGGCTCGTCGTCTCCGCGCCCGACGGGCGGCGGATGCGGTACGAACTCGCCGACGCCCGGCTCGGGCACGCGCTGGACGACCTGCGGACCGCCGTCATCGCCGTGGAGACCGACCGGACCTGCCCGGACGCCGACACCGAAGGGTGCTGCTGA
- a CDS encoding cation transporter, with product MAVHVGTGTGIGIGIGPGPVRAALLARRIRLLVAATIAYNVVEAAVALTAGVLASSGALIGFGLDSVVEVSSAAALAWQFSASDPAVRQAREGRTLRIVAVSFFALAAYVAVDAVRALAGGTEAEPSVPGIVLAALSLAIMPFLSAAQRRAGRELGSASAVADSKQTLLCTYLSAVLLLGLVLNATAGWAFADPVAALVIAAVAVREGRNAWRGEACCPVPAAAAGKPAEACGCCAAAEGGRA from the coding sequence ATGGCGGTGCACGTCGGCACCGGCACCGGCATCGGCATCGGCATCGGCCCCGGTCCGGTCCGGGCGGCCCTGCTCGCCCGCCGGATACGGCTGCTGGTCGCGGCGACGATCGCGTACAACGTCGTGGAGGCCGCCGTCGCGCTGACCGCCGGGGTCCTCGCCTCCTCCGGCGCGCTGATCGGCTTCGGGCTGGACTCCGTCGTCGAGGTCTCCTCCGCCGCCGCCCTCGCCTGGCAGTTCTCCGCCTCCGACCCCGCCGTCCGGCAGGCCCGGGAGGGGCGGACGCTGCGGATCGTCGCGGTGTCGTTCTTCGCCCTCGCCGCGTACGTCGCCGTCGACGCCGTACGCGCCCTGGCCGGCGGCACCGAGGCGGAGCCGTCCGTACCCGGCATCGTGCTGGCCGCGCTGTCGCTGGCGATCATGCCGTTCCTGTCCGCCGCGCAGCGCCGCGCGGGCCGCGAACTCGGCTCCGCCAGCGCCGTGGCCGACTCCAAGCAGACCCTGCTGTGCACCTACCTGTCGGCCGTGCTGCTGCTCGGTCTCGTCCTCAACGCGACCGCCGGCTGGGCCTTCGCCGACCCGGTCGCCGCCCTCGTCATCGCCGCCGTCGCCGTGCGGGAGGGCCGCAACGCCTGGCGGGGCGAAGCCTGCTGCCCCGTCCCGGCCGCCGCGGCCGGGAAGCCGGCCGAGGCGTGCGGCTGCTGCGCCGCCGCCGAGGGAGGCCGGGCCTGA
- a CDS encoding bile acid:sodium symporter, which yields MEQHQVAVYLGALAAGGLVGWFAPGAGPGLEHAINPVLAALLYVTFLQVPAAQLLRSLRAGRFLAAALVVNFVVVPLVVAAMFAFLPGERAVRMGVLLVLLAPCVDYVIVFTGLAGGSSRRLLAATPLLLLAQMVLLPGYLYLFLGSGLADVVEAGPFVEAFAVLIALPLALAWLTQAWAARRPAGRRTAGAAGTAMVPLMAATLAIVVASQVPKLDDGVGDVARVVPFYVLFLAAMAVAGLGVARLFRLDVPAGRAIVFTGATRNSLVVLPLALALPDPLAAAAVVVVAQTLVEVAGMVIYVRLVPRLLPDAARAGA from the coding sequence ATGGAGCAGCACCAGGTCGCCGTCTACCTCGGCGCCCTCGCCGCCGGCGGGCTCGTCGGGTGGTTCGCGCCCGGGGCCGGGCCCGGGCTCGAGCACGCCATCAACCCCGTGCTCGCCGCCCTGCTGTACGTGACGTTCCTCCAGGTGCCCGCCGCCCAACTGCTGCGTTCCCTGCGCGCCGGGCGGTTCCTCGCCGCCGCGCTCGTCGTCAACTTCGTCGTCGTGCCGCTGGTCGTCGCGGCGATGTTCGCCTTCCTCCCCGGCGAGCGGGCCGTCCGCATGGGCGTCCTGCTCGTCCTGCTCGCCCCCTGCGTCGACTACGTGATCGTCTTCACCGGCCTCGCCGGCGGCAGCAGCCGGCGGCTCCTGGCCGCCACCCCCCTGCTGCTCCTCGCGCAGATGGTCCTGCTGCCCGGCTACCTCTACCTCTTCCTGGGCTCCGGCCTCGCCGACGTCGTCGAGGCCGGGCCGTTCGTCGAGGCGTTCGCCGTCCTCATCGCCCTCCCCCTCGCCCTGGCCTGGCTCACCCAGGCGTGGGCCGCCCGCCGCCCGGCCGGGCGGCGGACCGCCGGCGCAGCGGGCACCGCGATGGTGCCGCTGATGGCCGCGACCCTCGCGATCGTCGTCGCGTCCCAGGTGCCCAAGCTGGACGACGGCGTCGGCGACGTGGCCCGCGTGGTGCCGTTCTACGTCCTCTTCCTCGCCGCGATGGCCGTCGCCGGCCTCGGCGTCGCCCGGCTGTTCCGCCTCGACGTCCCCGCCGGCCGCGCGATCGTCTTCACCGGCGCCACCCGCAACTCCCTCGTCGTCCTCCCGCTGGCCCTCGCGCTGCCCGACCCGCTGGCCGCCGCCGCGGTGGTCGTGGTCGCCCAGACCCTGGTCGAGGTCGCCGGCATGGTGATCTACGTACGCCTCGTCCCCCGGCTGCTGCCGGACGCCGCACGCGCCGGGGCGTGA
- a CDS encoding NfeD family protein, with product MSWFVWLLAAAALGAAEFFTMTLVFGLLAGAAMVAAVVAGVGVGALGQFVALGAAAAAGLVVVRPVALKHMGQTPLTRDGSDALLGKRAEVVQEVTATRGLIKLSGEEWSARAFDETAVIPVGALVEVMEIEGATAVVYPRELLP from the coding sequence ATGTCGTGGTTCGTCTGGCTGCTCGCCGCCGCGGCGCTCGGCGCCGCCGAGTTCTTCACGATGACGCTCGTCTTCGGACTGCTGGCCGGCGCCGCGATGGTGGCCGCCGTGGTGGCCGGGGTGGGCGTGGGGGCGCTCGGTCAGTTCGTGGCCCTCGGGGCGGCGGCGGCAGCGGGGCTGGTCGTCGTCCGTCCCGTCGCGCTCAAGCACATGGGGCAGACGCCGCTGACCCGGGACGGCAGCGACGCGCTGCTCGGCAAGCGGGCCGAGGTCGTCCAGGAGGTCACCGCGACCCGCGGGCTGATCAAGCTCTCCGGGGAGGAGTGGTCCGCCCGCGCCTTCGACGAGACCGCGGTGATCCCGGTGGGAGCGCTGGTCGAGGTCATGGAGATCGAGGGCGCCACCGCCGTCGTCTACCCCCGCGAACTGCTCCCCTGA
- a CDS encoding SPFH domain-containing protein, protein MDPVVIPMLLAALVVVFLVASSVRVVPQARRYNIERFGRYRRTLQPGLNFVLPVADRVNTKLDVREQVYSSDPKPVITEDNLVVNIDTVLYYQITDPRAAAYEVSDYLQAIDQLTVTTLRNVIGGMDLEETLTSREEINARLRTVLDDATGKWGIRVNRVEIKAIDPPHSIKEAMEKQMRAERDKRAAILHAEGERQAKILTAEGTKQSDILEAQGTQQAMILRADGEAQAVERVFQAVHRNNADPKILAYKYLETLPHLANSDNNTFWVIPGELTEAVRTVTTAFGDRSAPGLPQAAQAEGATAAATEKGAETGTDSAKDAEKGSDQGGTGTPELTAAPPPALDAVTAAVEAAKEADAAVSEAKAEAEAASSPQPPKVNRKKPDDE, encoded by the coding sequence GTGGACCCGGTTGTCATCCCGATGCTCCTGGCGGCGCTGGTCGTCGTCTTTCTCGTGGCCTCCAGCGTGCGGGTCGTGCCACAGGCGCGCCGTTACAACATCGAGCGCTTCGGCCGGTACCGCCGGACGCTGCAGCCCGGCCTGAACTTCGTCCTGCCGGTCGCGGACCGCGTCAACACCAAGCTGGACGTGCGCGAGCAGGTCTACTCGTCCGACCCCAAGCCGGTGATCACCGAGGACAACCTCGTCGTCAACATCGACACCGTGCTCTACTACCAGATCACCGACCCGCGGGCGGCGGCGTACGAGGTCTCCGACTACCTCCAGGCCATCGACCAGCTCACCGTCACCACGCTGCGGAACGTCATCGGCGGCATGGACCTGGAGGAGACGCTCACCTCGCGCGAGGAGATCAACGCCCGGCTTCGTACCGTCCTCGACGACGCCACCGGCAAGTGGGGCATCCGCGTCAACCGCGTCGAGATCAAGGCCATCGACCCGCCGCACAGCATCAAAGAGGCGATGGAGAAGCAGATGCGCGCCGAGCGCGACAAGCGCGCCGCCATCCTGCACGCCGAGGGCGAGCGGCAGGCCAAGATCCTCACCGCGGAGGGCACGAAGCAGAGCGACATCCTGGAGGCGCAGGGCACGCAGCAGGCCATGATCCTGCGGGCGGACGGCGAGGCGCAGGCCGTGGAGCGCGTCTTCCAGGCCGTCCACCGCAACAACGCCGACCCGAAGATCCTCGCCTACAAGTACCTGGAGACGCTGCCGCACCTGGCGAACAGCGACAACAACACCTTCTGGGTGATACCCGGCGAGCTGACCGAGGCGGTACGCACCGTCACCACGGCCTTCGGCGACAGGTCGGCGCCCGGCCTGCCCCAGGCCGCGCAGGCCGAGGGGGCGACGGCCGCGGCGACGGAGAAGGGCGCGGAGACGGGCACGGACTCGGCCAAGGACGCGGAGAAGGGCTCCGACCAGGGCGGGACCGGGACTCCGGAGCTGACCGCGGCCCCGCCGCCCGCGCTCGACGCGGTGACGGCGGCCGTCGAGGCCGCGAAGGAGGCCGACGCGGCGGTGAGCGAGGCCAAGGCCGAGGCGGAGGCGGCGAGTTCGCCGCAGCCGCCGAAGGTGAACCGGAAGAAGCCGGACGACGAGTAG
- a CDS encoding ABC transporter ATP-binding protein produces the protein MSDESAGGKNVGGENASGENGAYGLDARLVVERGAFRLDVALTARPGDVLALLGPNGAGKTTALRALAGLVPLTDGHLRLDAAALDRTPPEDRPVGVVFQDYLLFPHLSALDNVAFGPRCQGATKAAARAEAAAWLARMDLAEHAAAKPRRLSGGQAQRVALARALATHPRLLLLDEPLAALDARTRLDVRAELRRHLADFEAVAVLVTHDPLDAMVLADHLVVIEDGHVVQQGAPTDIARHPRTDYIAHLVGLNLYRGSARGHAVDLDGGAAITTADDLTGPVFVAFPPSAVTLHRDRPTGSSARNIWRCAVAGMETHADRIRADLTGELPLAADLTTTAAAELGLHPGATVWAAVKATQTHAYPA, from the coding sequence ATGAGCGACGAGAGCGCAGGCGGGAAGAACGTCGGCGGGGAGAACGCAAGCGGGGAGAACGGGGCGTACGGGCTCGACGCCCGGCTCGTGGTCGAGCGCGGCGCCTTCCGGCTCGACGTGGCGCTCACCGCCCGCCCCGGCGACGTCCTCGCGCTCCTCGGCCCCAACGGCGCCGGCAAGACCACCGCCCTGCGCGCGCTCGCCGGCCTCGTCCCGCTGACCGACGGGCATCTGCGCCTCGACGCCGCCGCGTTGGACCGTACGCCGCCGGAGGACCGTCCGGTCGGGGTCGTCTTCCAGGACTACCTGCTCTTCCCCCACCTCAGCGCCCTGGACAACGTCGCGTTCGGGCCGCGCTGCCAGGGCGCGACCAAGGCCGCGGCCCGCGCCGAGGCCGCCGCCTGGCTGGCCCGGATGGACCTCGCCGAGCACGCCGCCGCCAAGCCCCGGCGGCTCTCCGGCGGCCAGGCCCAGCGCGTCGCCCTCGCCCGCGCCCTGGCCACCCACCCCCGGCTGCTGCTCCTCGACGAACCGCTGGCCGCCCTCGACGCCCGTACGCGCCTCGACGTCCGCGCCGAGCTGCGCCGCCACCTCGCCGACTTCGAGGCCGTCGCCGTGCTCGTCACCCACGATCCCCTGGACGCGATGGTGCTGGCCGACCACCTCGTGGTCATCGAGGACGGCCACGTCGTGCAGCAGGGCGCCCCCACCGACATCGCCCGCCACCCGCGTACCGACTACATCGCCCACCTCGTGGGCCTCAACCTCTACCGGGGATCGGCCCGCGGGCACGCCGTCGACCTCGACGGCGGCGCGGCCATCACCACCGCGGACGACCTCACGGGACCGGTCTTCGTCGCCTTCCCGCCCAGCGCCGTGACCCTGCACCGGGACCGCCCCACCGGCTCCAGCGCCCGCAACATATGGCGCTGCGCGGTCGCCGGCATGGAAACCCACGCCGACCGGATCCGCGCCGACCTCACCGGCGAACTCCCCCTGGCCGCCGACCTGACGACCACCGCCGCCGCCGAACTCGGCCTCCACCCGGGCGCCACGGTCTGGGCGGCCGTCAAGGCGACCCAGACCCACGCCTACCCGGCCTGA
- a CDS encoding ABC transporter permease yields the protein MTSPSAAGGGPAADTLAGGPAPRPGRRPRKRYGSRSRPRSPGRGGAPLPLLVPALLGLAFLVLPLFALLLRAPWSSMPELLTSTEVWQALRLSLVCATAATALSLVVGVPLAWLLARVEFPGRGLVRALVTLPLVLPPVVGGVALLMALGRNGVVGRWLDDWFGVTLPFTTAGVVVAEAFVAMPFLVIAVEGTLRAADPRYEEAATTLGASRFTAFRRVTLPLVAPGIAAGAVLAWARALGEFGATITFAGNFPGRTQTMPLSVYLALQSDPEAAIALSLVLLAVSVAVLAGLRDRWMTSA from the coding sequence ATGACGTCCCCCTCCGCCGCGGGCGGGGGCCCGGCGGCGGACACCCTGGCCGGCGGCCCCGCCCCGCGCCCCGGGCGCCGCCCCCGCAAGCGCTACGGGTCGCGCTCCCGGCCCCGCTCCCCCGGCCGCGGGGGCGCGCCGCTGCCGCTGCTCGTACCGGCGCTGCTCGGCCTCGCGTTCCTGGTCCTGCCGCTCTTCGCGCTGCTGCTGCGCGCCCCGTGGAGCAGCATGCCGGAGCTGCTGACCAGCACCGAGGTGTGGCAGGCGCTGCGGCTGTCGCTGGTGTGCGCGACGGCGGCGACCGCGCTGAGCCTGGTCGTCGGGGTGCCGCTGGCGTGGCTGCTGGCGCGGGTGGAGTTCCCGGGGCGCGGGCTCGTGCGGGCGCTCGTGACGCTGCCGTTGGTGCTGCCGCCGGTGGTCGGCGGCGTGGCGCTGCTGATGGCGCTGGGGCGCAACGGGGTCGTCGGGCGGTGGCTGGACGACTGGTTCGGGGTCACGCTGCCGTTCACGACCGCGGGGGTGGTGGTCGCCGAGGCGTTCGTGGCGATGCCGTTCCTCGTCATCGCGGTCGAGGGCACGCTACGGGCCGCGGACCCCCGCTACGAGGAGGCCGCCACCACTCTCGGCGCCTCCCGCTTCACCGCGTTCCGCCGCGTCACCCTGCCGCTCGTCGCGCCGGGCATCGCAGCCGGGGCGGTGCTGGCGTGGGCGCGGGCGCTGGGGGAGTTCGGCGCCACCATCACGTTCGCGGGCAACTTCCCGGGGCGTACGCAGACGATGCCGCTGTCCGTCTATCTCGCGCTGCAGAGCGACCCGGAGGCGGCCATCGCGCTGAGCCTGGTGCTGCTGGCGGTGTCGGTGGCGGTGCTGGCGGGGCTGCGGGACCGCTGGATGACGTCGGCATGA